Part of the Haloarchaeobius litoreus genome is shown below.
GGAACTGCGCGAGCACGGCGTCGACCACGTCGTCGTCATCTCGCACTGCGGGGACGACACCCCGCTCGCCGAGAACCTCGACGTGGACGTCGTCCTCGGCGGGCACGCCCACGAGGAGTTCATCGACGTGGTCGAGGGGACGCTGCTCGTCCGCGCGGGCTCGAACGCCTCCGGCCTCTCCGAGGTCGTCTTCGAGGACCGGCCACGGGGCTACCGGCTCCCCACGCGCGACGCCCCGGTCGCGGAAGACCTGCTCGACGCGCTCGAGACCCGCCGCCGCGAGGCGGGCCTGACGGACGTGGTCGGCAGCGTCGACGAGCCCGTGACGGTCGACCGGGCGGACACGAAGCAGGGGGAGAGCCGCGTCGGCAACCTCGTCACCGACGCGTACCGGTGGGCCGCCGCAGCCGACATCGCGGTCCACTCCTCCGGTGGCCTCCGGACAACCGACGCGCTCGCCGGCGAGGTGACGGCGGCCGACCTCGTCGGGCTCTGCCCGTTCGAGAACGAGCTGGTGTCCGTCCGCGTCACCGGCGAGCAGGTCAGACGGACGGTCCACGACGCGGCCCTCGCCCAGTACGGTGACGAGGTGCCGACGCACTGGTTCGGCCACGTCAGCGGTCTCTCGGTCGTCTGGGACGACCTGGCCGACGAGGCGCGCGAGATACTCGTCGGCGGCGAGCCGCTCGACCACGACGCGACGTACCGGCTCGCGACGAGTCGGTACTACGTCACCTCCTCGCACCTGTTCGACGCGTTCGACCCCGACGACGTGGTCGACTCGCACGGTCAGCAGTTCGACGCCATCGTCGAGTACGCCCGGGAGAACGAGGTCGACCCCCGGATCGAGGGCCGG
Proteins encoded:
- a CDS encoding bifunctional metallophosphatase/5'-nucleotidase; translated protein: MPLRILHYADIERAPDDPELLARLVGLVRDRRDEETLVLGAGDNLGPGVLSLVTGCRHALDFFHAVEPDGDTFGNHDFDRGPEVTRAVVGDSPMPWICANVFEDDGGDADFFAADEGVVPWTVCEAGEHRVGVTGVTSPETADINPSSEPLTFADPVAAAGDAVAELREHGVDHVVVISHCGDDTPLAENLDVDVVLGGHAHEEFIDVVEGTLLVRAGSNASGLSEVVFEDRPRGYRLPTRDAPVAEDLLDALETRRREAGLTDVVGSVDEPVTVDRADTKQGESRVGNLVTDAYRWAAAADIAVHSSGGLRTTDALAGEVTAADLVGLCPFENELVSVRVTGEQVRRTVHDAALAQYGDEVPTHWFGHVSGLSVVWDDLADEAREILVGGEPLDHDATYRLATSRYYVTSSHLFDAFDPDDVVDSHGQQFDAIVEYARENEVDPRIEGRVRRPTLDEVGGATADDVRN